A genomic region of Bacteroidota bacterium contains the following coding sequences:
- a CDS encoding alanine--glyoxylate aminotransferase family protein, translated as MKKRLFTPGPTPIPETVMLKMAEPIIHHRNPEFNEILTRVNKNLKYLFQTEQPVLTLTCSGTGGVESTFVSLFSPGDMVIAVNGGKFGERWVKMPKAFGMNVAEIKTEWGKAPSAEQMLAALKAHPDAKAVYLVHSETSTGTATDVKAMAKLIRENSRALVCVDGITAVGAHELRFDEWGIDVCVTGSQKGLMIPPGLAFVALSQRAITSMETSKMPKFYFDLRKAVKSHADNDTPFTPAVSLIIGVDAALEMIRAEGIENVWKRHERLATALRAGVLGLGLKLFSDSPSYAVTPVWVPEGVAWKAFNKVLKGEKGITIAGGQDDYKDKIFRVSHLGYYDELDMIAFMGALEQTLAAVGYKFSLGAGLAAAQQSFLSVK; from the coding sequence ATGAAGAAACGACTCTTCACCCCCGGTCCCACGCCGATTCCCGAAACAGTTATGCTCAAAATGGCCGAGCCGATCATCCATCACCGCAACCCCGAGTTCAACGAAATCCTCACTCGAGTCAACAAGAATCTCAAATATCTCTTTCAAACGGAGCAACCGGTTCTTACACTCACCTGTTCGGGAACGGGAGGAGTCGAATCGACATTCGTCAGTCTCTTTTCGCCGGGCGACATGGTGATTGCCGTGAACGGCGGAAAGTTCGGCGAGCGATGGGTGAAAATGCCCAAAGCATTCGGCATGAACGTCGCTGAGATAAAAACCGAATGGGGCAAGGCGCCATCCGCCGAACAGATGCTCGCGGCGCTCAAAGCGCATCCCGATGCAAAGGCCGTCTACCTTGTTCACAGCGAAACATCGACGGGAACGGCAACCGATGTGAAAGCGATGGCGAAACTGATCCGGGAGAATTCCCGGGCTCTCGTCTGCGTCGACGGCATTACGGCCGTCGGGGCGCATGAACTCCGGTTCGATGAATGGGGGATTGATGTGTGCGTGACGGGGTCGCAAAAGGGACTGATGATTCCTCCCGGACTTGCATTTGTTGCACTGAGCCAACGGGCAATCACCTCGATGGAAACATCGAAGATGCCGAAGTTCTATTTTGATTTGCGCAAGGCCGTGAAGTCTCATGCCGATAACGATACACCCTTCACGCCCGCCGTCTCGCTCATTATCGGCGTCGATGCCGCGCTCGAAATGATTCGCGCTGAAGGAATTGAGAATGTGTGGAAGCGGCACGAACGGCTTGCAACCGCGCTGCGCGCAGGAGTTCTCGGGCTGGGCCTCAAACTTTTTTCCGACTCGCCCTCGTATGCCGTCACACCCGTCTGGGTTCCTGAGGGCGTTGCATGGAAAGCATTTAACAAGGTGCTGAAAGGTGAGAAGGGGATTACGATTGCCGGCGGTCAGGATGACTACAAGGACAAGATTTTCCGTGTTTCCCATCTCGGCTATTACGACGAGTTGGATATGATTGCATTCATGGGGGCGTTGGAACAAACGCTTGCAGCGGTTGGATATAAGTTCTCGCTGGGGGCGGGTCTTGCAGCAGCGCAACAATCATTCTTGTCGGTCAAATAG
- the serA gene encoding phosphoglycerate dehydrogenase, which yields MKNIYMKILVSDQLEQSCIDILAGEGFDVDNKPGISADELKQTIGAYDGLVVRSATKVTATLLNHASQMKIVGRAGTGVDNIDVPAATRKGILVMNTPGGNTISAAEHTVSMLLSLARNIPQSNHSLMQGKWERKSFTGVEVFEKTLGVVGLGKIGREVAIRCKAFGMNIVGYDPVLASDVAQKLNIELVSLDELFRRSDFITVHTPLSKETKALLNDATFARCKRGVRVINCARGGIVDEAALLRALQSGQVGGAALDVFEEEPPNPDRSGALLNHPRVVATPHLGASTEEAQEKVAVQIAHQIADALKGRGYNGLVNGAALQLAMNEEIKPYATLAEKLGSLAVQLAGGKLRSVTVGASGVLASSSMELMKAGVLKGILSHVLPEPVNFVNAPMHAAEMGLAVNELREGLSENFTNLLRVQVQIEGGEREIAGTVYSPNSLRLVRIDGFRFELNPEGHLLVYNNMDRPGMLARVGTILAAHKVNIAGVSLGRTAMGERALTVMNIDSDIPEPALAALLNEDGIENVRVAKLD from the coding sequence GTGAAGAACATCTATATGAAGATTCTTGTAAGCGATCAGCTTGAGCAAAGCTGCATTGATATTTTGGCGGGTGAAGGATTCGACGTTGATAACAAACCGGGAATTTCCGCCGATGAATTGAAACAGACAATCGGCGCATACGACGGACTTGTTGTACGAAGCGCAACGAAAGTCACCGCAACTCTTCTTAATCATGCTTCACAAATGAAAATCGTCGGCAGGGCGGGAACCGGTGTGGACAACATCGACGTACCTGCAGCGACGCGCAAAGGCATATTGGTAATGAACACACCGGGCGGGAACACGATTTCCGCCGCGGAACATACCGTGTCGATGCTGCTCTCGCTTGCGCGGAACATTCCCCAGTCGAATCACAGTCTGATGCAGGGAAAGTGGGAACGCAAGAGCTTCACGGGTGTCGAGGTATTTGAGAAGACACTCGGCGTCGTGGGCTTGGGGAAGATTGGCCGTGAAGTGGCGATCCGCTGCAAAGCGTTCGGAATGAACATCGTCGGTTACGATCCAGTACTTGCATCCGACGTTGCGCAAAAATTGAATATCGAGTTAGTGAGTCTCGACGAACTGTTCCGGCGTTCGGATTTTATCACCGTGCATACGCCGCTCTCGAAGGAAACAAAGGCCTTGTTGAATGATGCAACGTTTGCCAGATGCAAGCGGGGTGTTCGCGTCATCAATTGTGCCCGCGGCGGCATTGTTGATGAGGCTGCGTTGCTTCGCGCCCTTCAATCGGGACAGGTGGGTGGGGCAGCACTCGACGTCTTTGAGGAGGAACCACCCAATCCTGACAGAAGCGGGGCTCTGCTAAATCACCCGCGGGTTGTCGCGACGCCTCACCTCGGTGCATCAACAGAGGAGGCGCAGGAGAAAGTCGCGGTACAGATCGCCCATCAAATCGCTGATGCGTTGAAGGGGCGGGGGTACAACGGTCTTGTCAACGGTGCTGCTCTTCAACTTGCCATGAATGAAGAGATCAAGCCATATGCAACCCTCGCCGAAAAGTTGGGAAGCCTTGCAGTACAACTTGCAGGTGGAAAGCTCAGAAGTGTGACGGTTGGCGCTTCCGGCGTTCTGGCGTCTTCATCTATGGAATTGATGAAGGCTGGTGTTCTGAAGGGAATTCTCTCTCATGTGCTTCCTGAACCTGTCAATTTTGTGAATGCGCCCATGCACGCTGCCGAAATGGGGCTGGCGGTGAACGAACTTCGGGAAGGGCTGTCGGAAAATTTCACCAATTTGCTTCGCGTACAGGTACAGATAGAGGGAGGTGAAAGAGAGATCGCGGGAACGGTGTACAGCCCGAATTCCCTTCGTCTTGTGAGAATAGATGGTTTCCGATTCGAGTTAAATCCGGAAGGGCATCTCCTCGTTTACAATAATATGGATCGACCCGGCATGCTTGCACGTGTAGGGACAATCCTGGCAGCTCACAAAGTGAACATCGCGGGGGTGTCGTTAGGCAGAACGGCAATGGGCGAACGAGCGCTAACAGTCATGAACATTGACAGCGACATTCCAGAGCCGGCCCTCGCTGCGCTTCTGAATGAGGACGGAATAGAAAATGTCAGGGTAGCGAAGCTCGATTAA
- a CDS encoding TonB-dependent receptor: MLRKLVLALFTVAFLPLALYAQDGKIRGTVKDRESGEPLIGANVMIEGQTLGAATDINGEYIILGVPPGVYTLRVSLVGYGALSVSNVRVSANLTTTQDLRISSSAVQLQGVDIVAERPLVQRNTTNTVRLTTQEDIENLPIRGVQNIIALQAGVVQQNGQLYVRGGRQGEVAYYIDGAATTNPVFNNSTVGVIQEAIEEFQLQAGGYTAEFGGSNSGIVRTSVRTGGTEFKASVDYQTDDFAKPGKQFLGTSAFGFRNIVGTFGGSIIPELRFFIAGQHNYLRNRQIRYVTPFTFDGLTTDGLDASPGRSLPGPVSVAENYIPNNWSESNSFQGTLLFDVSPVKLRLTGSYQMDKLPIDGGAAGGTRGGNIGGAVISDGAGGWPNYLQDYFAQKRKRIDRANSGFGSLRASHVLGSNIFYEVSVSYQKRSFSREDPDFGTDWKLYTDSVANEAKGYTGFRGYYRGPLPYSVIDAFNFTHENAPNNTFSQNEQSAIGATADVTAQIDKNWELKAGGRFDVWTTRSYSIGNIQGAMTYLNGADGKTPATFPGGDAQRRIELSQSGTINHYGYDVDGNKVSGDGVDAPRKPVFASGYIQNKWEFQDLVLNFGLRFEHFNSKNKTFADPLAPYDSLFNQSFDVIREDKLVEQEAVSYVLPRLSFSFPVTANTVFYAMYGLYAQMPSLNQLFVGNTTLSRTVSEVSRGNAYLTPVGLLVRPERTTQYEIGFRQAISENVALTLTGFHKDLKDQIGVRPFLNAAGNRVFYAYLNEDFGTVKGFELTMDLRRTNRFSARVNYTLSDAQGTASNPRSGWGSVEQNIGRPSNFINALEHNQTHRGSVLLDYRFEKDDGGPILSGLGVNALLTFNSGHNYTKVKAAFEGQFNPWNVGTIIYTDPRFSYPTEPVNASKTPWVFNIDLSVNKLIPLGAVDLDIYVNILNLLDTKQVLNVFTTTGTPEDDGWLSNPAGASKAQSVPRYAEFYKAINLDNRWAYTTATGNDVYGAPRQIRVGARLEF, encoded by the coding sequence ATGCTTCGCAAGCTCGTATTGGCTCTCTTTACAGTCGCGTTTCTTCCCCTCGCGCTTTATGCACAGGACGGTAAGATACGTGGCACAGTAAAGGATAGAGAGTCCGGAGAGCCCCTCATCGGTGCAAACGTCATGATAGAGGGACAAACGCTCGGTGCTGCGACCGACATCAACGGCGAGTACATCATTCTTGGTGTTCCGCCAGGTGTCTATACCCTCAGGGTATCGCTCGTCGGTTATGGCGCGTTGTCAGTATCGAATGTGCGCGTCAGCGCTAACCTGACGACGACACAAGATTTGCGCATCTCAAGTTCTGCCGTGCAACTGCAGGGCGTTGACATCGTTGCAGAAAGACCGTTGGTACAGCGCAACACAACCAACACTGTCCGTCTCACAACACAAGAGGATATCGAGAACCTTCCGATTCGCGGCGTTCAAAATATCATCGCTCTGCAAGCGGGTGTTGTTCAGCAGAATGGTCAGTTGTATGTTCGCGGCGGCCGTCAGGGTGAAGTTGCATACTATATTGATGGCGCAGCAACTACGAACCCCGTCTTCAACAACTCTACTGTTGGCGTTATTCAAGAAGCGATCGAAGAGTTCCAACTTCAGGCGGGCGGATATACGGCCGAATTCGGAGGGTCCAACTCGGGTATCGTCCGTACATCTGTGCGTACAGGTGGAACGGAATTTAAGGCCAGCGTTGATTACCAAACGGACGATTTTGCAAAGCCGGGCAAGCAATTCCTCGGCACATCAGCCTTTGGATTCCGGAATATCGTCGGAACTTTTGGCGGCTCCATTATTCCTGAACTCCGGTTTTTTATTGCAGGTCAACATAACTACTTGCGCAATCGGCAGATCAGATATGTCACACCGTTCACGTTCGATGGCCTGACAACGGATGGTCTTGACGCATCCCCGGGTCGTTCCCTTCCCGGACCTGTTTCCGTGGCGGAAAACTACATCCCTAATAACTGGTCCGAAAGCAATTCGTTCCAGGGAACCCTGTTGTTTGATGTCTCTCCAGTCAAACTGCGTCTGACCGGAAGTTATCAAATGGATAAACTGCCCATCGATGGTGGTGCAGCAGGTGGTACACGCGGCGGCAACATTGGCGGAGCGGTGATTTCAGACGGTGCCGGCGGATGGCCGAACTATCTGCAAGATTATTTTGCGCAGAAGCGCAAACGCATTGATCGTGCAAATTCCGGTTTCGGAAGTTTGCGCGCCAGCCACGTGCTTGGCTCAAACATCTTCTATGAAGTCTCTGTCTCGTATCAGAAGCGGTCATTCAGTCGTGAAGATCCCGACTTCGGGACGGATTGGAAGTTGTATACGGATAGCGTTGCGAATGAAGCCAAGGGATATACCGGGTTCCGGGGCTACTACCGCGGTCCGTTACCGTACAGCGTTATTGATGCGTTCAACTTCACACATGAAAATGCCCCCAATAACACGTTCAGTCAAAACGAGCAGTCTGCTATTGGCGCAACCGCCGATGTGACTGCCCAAATAGACAAGAACTGGGAATTGAAGGCAGGTGGACGGTTTGATGTTTGGACAACACGAAGTTACTCTATCGGCAATATTCAAGGAGCCATGACTTATTTGAACGGCGCGGATGGAAAGACTCCTGCGACGTTTCCCGGTGGCGATGCACAACGCCGGATAGAGCTCTCACAGAGTGGTACAATAAACCACTATGGCTACGATGTAGACGGCAACAAAGTATCTGGTGACGGTGTTGATGCGCCGAGAAAACCGGTTTTTGCATCCGGCTACATTCAGAACAAATGGGAGTTCCAGGACCTCGTACTGAACTTCGGTCTTCGTTTTGAGCATTTTAACTCGAAGAACAAGACGTTCGCCGATCCGTTGGCTCCGTATGACAGCTTGTTCAACCAATCCTTCGACGTCATTAGGGAAGACAAACTGGTTGAACAGGAGGCAGTTTCGTATGTGCTGCCGCGTCTCAGCTTCTCATTCCCGGTTACTGCAAACACCGTGTTCTACGCGATGTATGGTCTGTATGCGCAAATGCCATCGTTGAACCAGTTGTTTGTGGGTAACACCACATTGAGCAGAACGGTAAGCGAAGTATCGCGCGGTAATGCTTACCTCACTCCGGTTGGTTTGTTGGTACGGCCGGAGCGGACAACACAGTATGAAATTGGCTTCCGTCAGGCGATCTCTGAAAATGTCGCGCTTACGCTGACAGGCTTCCACAAAGATCTGAAAGATCAAATCGGCGTCAGGCCATTCTTGAACGCTGCCGGAAATCGGGTATTCTATGCCTACCTGAATGAGGACTTCGGCACAGTGAAAGGCTTCGAATTGACCATGGACCTGCGGCGCACGAACCGGTTCTCGGCACGCGTGAATTACACCCTCTCCGACGCACAGGGAACCGCCTCGAATCCGCGTTCCGGTTGGGGCTCGGTCGAACAAAATATCGGACGCCCGTCAAACTTCATTAATGCTCTCGAGCATAACCAGACGCATCGCGGCTCGGTTCTTCTCGACTATCGGTTTGAAAAAGATGATGGCGGCCCGATTCTTTCCGGCCTCGGAGTCAACGCGTTGCTCACCTTTAACAGCGGCCACAACTACACGAAGGTAAAGGCGGCTTTCGAAGGTCAGTTCAACCCGTGGAATGTTGGTACAATCATTTACACGGATCCCCGTTTCAGTTATCCGACGGAACCCGTAAATGCGTCCAAAACACCCTGGGTGTTCAATATCGACCTTTCCGTCAACAAGCTGATTCCGCTTGGTGCGGTGGACCTCGATATCTACGTCAACATCCTGAACTTGCTTGATACAAAGCAGGTACTCAATGTGTTCACAACGACAGGCACGCCGGAAGATGACGGCTGGCTGAGCAATCCTGCCGGTGCGAGCAAGGCACAGTCAGTTCCAAGGTATGCCGAGTTCTACAAGGCCATAAATCTTGATAACCGTTGGGCATATACGACGGCAACCGGCAACGACGTGTACGGCGCTCCGCGCCAGATTCGCGTTGGTGCGAGACTCGAATTCTAA
- a CDS encoding T9SS type A sorting domain-containing protein: protein MMRRTFKTIVGTVGIASLIVWSALAAEGPDKANRTRTPSLNRTLGTPTYQVLNINNLWSWVRRDGQSNHSPTGDDGMYFPRGTKWVIYQDGFMYGGKAFLDANHTVPAPNQVERVGGATYNVGTQAGRIIGTGANAVAANPADADVRIFRIRRDFKQMSDGELTRDAAESFEKLIGDVSSADKAAILQQYETDWNEWPVAYGAPYIERNGTPGYQPPPTGLTPEELISGNHDEPGVAGSDPSSPADQVIWTVFNDLNRNVALALYGSEPLGLEIQMTMFGYKRTDAMGNLYFKRYRIINKGGVDIGGGARGSFYIDSMYVSQWSDPDLGSAGDDLIGVDSSASLAYVYNGNAIDLEFKKFSLPPPSSGYDFLAGPIVPSTEPGARAVFNFQYRDGYENLPMTSFVYFSAGSGISDPAFTREGGLRWWKMLRGFVPNASTGPDIYYPHPPGEPLSFFPLNGDPVKRQGFIDGLGTDYSYGPGDRRFALNSGPFKLAPGDTQEVVVGTVAGLGSGRLSSISVMKFNGRFVQNTFDALFQVPKPPTAPAVTVTELDGQVVLSWGANLSRVAQTETTVNQPGEYKFEGYNVYQLPSRNSRLSEGVRITTYDLPTDPDVVLDEQFDPVSGQILQLPVQFGTNSGVVRYFNFNRDYIRDIDKLNNGQEYYLAVTAYSVANVPNYLPAALESDVQVFAVRPKVPFGTIFGSRFGDTLKVNHATGVSDGIVRPIVIDPGASTGQTYRITFNDAGGGNTTWNLTNVSANRAVLSAETNQSGDDNYKMIEGGILLKVEGPPPGMKDWSIPSGERRFTFADVSWSGLEGFEGSIGWEEPAHYFGSVPDQTVKAHELRNVLLKLAPASSGTTGNPDAGGNSYGGWDLDDPTLDDNFSYAYRYLRGATAAPARPEFAPYIVNAAAGYAYQDYKRGVPLSAWNMETNPPTRLAVAIHENNVATGLLDGKWWPPSNGTGVNQGATRDFLFILNAPYTGATPDPAFVGLNILAQRLPVMWWVASNRRANANFSLGDEFLILANHVNTVDDVFEYTTPLPGKGVSYDKESANKVGVYPNPYYAFNPAETNRLVRFVTFNNLPPTATVRIFNLAGQVVRVLQKNDNSQFMQWDLNNQNNFPVASGMYIAYVEMTMPSDGSKVTKIVKLAVIQEQEVLDVF from the coding sequence ATGATGCGAAGAACGTTCAAGACTATTGTCGGAACGGTCGGCATAGCGAGTCTGATCGTATGGTCGGCACTTGCAGCCGAGGGCCCGGACAAGGCCAACCGTACCCGGACGCCATCGCTTAACCGTACACTCGGAACGCCAACGTACCAGGTATTGAATATCAACAATCTCTGGTCGTGGGTGAGGCGCGATGGTCAGTCGAATCACTCGCCTACAGGCGATGATGGTATGTACTTCCCGCGCGGTACAAAGTGGGTGATTTATCAGGATGGATTCATGTATGGCGGCAAGGCATTCCTTGATGCCAACCATACAGTACCTGCTCCGAACCAGGTTGAACGCGTTGGAGGGGCGACCTACAACGTGGGAACGCAGGCAGGTCGTATTATCGGGACAGGCGCAAATGCTGTTGCGGCGAACCCTGCAGACGCTGATGTGCGTATTTTCAGAATTCGTCGCGACTTCAAGCAAATGAGCGATGGTGAACTGACTCGCGATGCTGCTGAATCGTTCGAAAAATTGATCGGCGATGTCAGTTCGGCAGATAAAGCGGCAATTCTACAGCAGTATGAAACAGATTGGAATGAATGGCCTGTGGCATACGGTGCGCCCTACATTGAGCGAAACGGGACGCCGGGTTATCAGCCTCCACCTACAGGGCTTACTCCCGAAGAATTAATTTCAGGTAACCACGACGAACCCGGTGTTGCTGGTTCTGACCCGAGTTCACCAGCCGACCAGGTTATTTGGACTGTGTTCAATGACCTGAACCGGAACGTTGCATTGGCTCTCTACGGATCGGAGCCCTTGGGCTTGGAAATCCAGATGACAATGTTCGGCTACAAGCGGACAGATGCAATGGGTAACCTCTACTTCAAGCGGTACCGCATTATTAACAAGGGCGGTGTCGATATCGGCGGCGGGGCCAGAGGTTCGTTCTACATTGACAGCATGTATGTTTCACAATGGTCGGATCCTGATCTCGGCTCGGCCGGCGATGACCTTATTGGCGTTGATTCCTCAGCAAGTCTTGCATACGTCTATAATGGCAACGCTATCGACCTCGAATTCAAAAAGTTCAGTCTTCCGCCTCCATCCTCCGGATACGACTTCCTCGCCGGCCCCATTGTTCCGTCAACGGAACCCGGCGCACGAGCGGTTTTCAACTTCCAATACCGCGACGGCTACGAAAATCTTCCGATGACTTCCTTCGTGTACTTCTCGGCCGGAAGCGGCATTTCGGATCCTGCATTTACGCGCGAGGGCGGCCTCAGGTGGTGGAAGATGTTGCGCGGATTCGTTCCCAACGCCTCGACTGGCCCGGATATTTACTATCCGCACCCGCCGGGCGAGCCCCTTTCCTTCTTCCCTCTGAATGGGGATCCGGTGAAGCGACAAGGATTTATCGACGGACTGGGTACTGATTATTCTTACGGTCCCGGCGATCGCCGCTTTGCGCTGAACAGCGGTCCGTTCAAACTTGCTCCCGGTGACACGCAGGAAGTTGTGGTTGGTACTGTTGCGGGTTTGGGTTCGGGGCGTCTTTCAAGCATTTCGGTCATGAAGTTCAACGGCCGGTTTGTTCAGAACACCTTCGACGCATTGTTCCAGGTTCCGAAGCCGCCAACGGCTCCGGCTGTGACAGTAACAGAACTCGACGGACAGGTGGTTCTCTCATGGGGAGCCAATTTGTCGCGAGTAGCACAAACGGAAACAACAGTCAACCAGCCCGGCGAATACAAGTTCGAGGGATACAATGTCTACCAGTTGCCGAGTCGTAATTCGCGCCTGAGTGAAGGCGTCCGTATTACAACATACGATCTTCCTACCGACCCGGATGTTGTGCTCGACGAGCAGTTTGATCCCGTTTCGGGGCAGATACTCCAGTTGCCGGTGCAATTCGGAACGAACTCCGGTGTTGTCCGGTACTTCAACTTCAATCGTGATTACATCCGCGATATTGACAAACTGAACAACGGCCAGGAATACTATCTGGCGGTAACTGCATACAGTGTTGCGAATGTGCCGAACTATCTGCCGGCAGCGCTCGAATCGGACGTGCAGGTGTTTGCGGTACGCCCGAAAGTTCCTTTTGGAACTATTTTCGGCTCCCGGTTTGGCGACACCTTGAAAGTTAATCACGCAACCGGGGTCAGTGATGGTATCGTTCGTCCGATCGTTATCGATCCGGGTGCCAGCACGGGCCAAACCTACCGTATTACATTCAATGATGCAGGCGGCGGGAACACGACGTGGAACCTCACAAACGTCTCGGCAAATCGTGCCGTCTTGAGCGCCGAAACAAACCAGTCCGGCGATGACAACTACAAGATGATTGAGGGTGGCATTCTGCTGAAGGTTGAAGGACCTCCTCCCGGAATGAAGGATTGGTCAATCCCTTCAGGCGAACGTCGCTTTACATTTGCCGATGTGTCATGGAGCGGTCTTGAGGGCTTTGAAGGCTCAATCGGGTGGGAAGAACCGGCCCACTACTTCGGAAGTGTTCCTGATCAGACTGTAAAAGCGCACGAGTTGAGAAACGTTCTGCTCAAGCTTGCTCCTGCAAGCTCGGGAACGACAGGTAACCCGGATGCGGGTGGCAACTCCTACGGCGGCTGGGATCTTGACGATCCTACCCTCGATGACAACTTCTCGTATGCATACCGCTACTTGCGAGGAGCAACGGCAGCACCGGCACGACCGGAATTTGCGCCGTATATAGTGAATGCTGCGGCAGGCTACGCGTACCAGGATTACAAGCGCGGTGTGCCGCTTTCTGCATGGAACATGGAAACCAATCCACCGACTCGTCTTGCGGTTGCCATCCATGAGAATAACGTAGCGACCGGTTTGCTTGATGGCAAATGGTGGCCGCCGTCGAACGGAACGGGTGTCAACCAAGGCGCAACACGCGACTTCTTGTTTATCCTAAACGCTCCGTATACGGGCGCAACACCTGACCCGGCATTTGTTGGGTTGAACATTCTTGCCCAGCGTCTGCCCGTCATGTGGTGGGTAGCGTCAAACCGTCGCGCCAATGCGAACTTCTCCCTTGGAGATGAGTTCCTGATTCTTGCGAACCACGTCAACACTGTTGATGACGTGTTCGAATACACAACTCCTCTTCCCGGGAAGGGTGTGAGTTACGACAAGGAAAGCGCAAATAAGGTTGGTGTTTATCCCAACCCGTACTATGCGTTTAACCCGGCAGAGACAAACCGTCTCGTTCGTTTCGTCACATTCAATAACCTGCCGCCTACTGCAACAGTCCGTATCTTCAACCTTGCGGGCCAGGTGGTTCGCGTGTTGCAGAAGAACGACAACTCGCAGTTCATGCAATGGGATCTGAACAATCAGAACAACTTCCCCGTTGCCAGCGGTATGTATATTGCCTACGTGGAAATGACCATGCCGTCCGACGGTTCCAAGGTGACCAAAATAGTCAAGCTCGCGGTCATTCAGGAACAGGAGGTGCTCGATGTATTCTAA
- a CDS encoding PorV/PorQ family protein yields MTKKMLISALVFGVLFAGVVGTADAQNKRTGTSAAPELLIPVGARYLAMGSASLANATGVEAIHFNPAGLGLLKNSAEGMFSSMSYIADISVSYGAIGASFGDFGILGLSIKSLSFGDIPLTTNDDPENLSGRNFSPTYVTVGVTYARPLTDAISVGITTKLITEQIDRVSASGVAFDFGVQYSGLVNVKGLHLGVAVKNIGPGMKFDGSGLYRAAVSSDGSRPEQPYKSEAASFDLPSLVEFGLAYTGNFSDEFSYVGSGSFTNNNLYVDEWRFGGELLYGTDQVKLAGRVGGNLLPKVEKEDRIFGITAGVGITYMTSDMELTFDYAFRQVDLFNNNNVFSLKVGF; encoded by the coding sequence ATGACAAAGAAGATGTTGATCAGCGCCCTCGTGTTCGGTGTGCTGTTCGCGGGCGTGGTCGGTACAGCAGACGCACAGAACAAGAGAACCGGTACATCGGCCGCCCCCGAGTTGTTGATCCCCGTCGGTGCCCGCTATCTTGCGATGGGAAGCGCGTCGTTGGCAAACGCAACGGGTGTCGAAGCAATTCATTTCAACCCCGCAGGGTTGGGATTGCTCAAGAACTCGGCCGAAGGTATGTTTTCGTCAATGTCGTATATCGCCGACATTAGCGTGAGCTACGGCGCCATCGGTGCTTCATTCGGTGATTTCGGGATTCTCGGCTTGTCCATCAAGTCGTTGAGCTTCGGGGATATCCCGTTGACAACGAACGACGATCCGGAAAACCTCTCAGGGAGAAACTTCTCGCCAACGTACGTTACTGTAGGGGTTACCTACGCCCGTCCGTTGACCGACGCGATCTCTGTCGGTATCACAACCAAACTGATTACCGAACAGATTGACCGTGTTTCTGCCTCCGGTGTTGCATTCGATTTCGGTGTCCAGTACAGCGGACTCGTTAATGTAAAGGGACTTCACCTTGGCGTTGCGGTAAAGAACATCGGACCCGGAATGAAGTTCGACGGTTCCGGTCTCTACCGCGCAGCGGTATCCAGCGATGGAAGCCGTCCGGAACAGCCCTACAAGTCGGAAGCAGCCAGCTTTGACCTGCCTTCTCTTGTGGAGTTTGGTCTGGCCTATACCGGAAACTTCAGCGACGAGTTCAGTTATGTGGGCAGCGGTTCGTTCACCAACAACAACCTGTATGTTGACGAATGGCGCTTCGGTGGAGAACTTCTCTACGGAACCGACCAGGTCAAGCTTGCAGGCCGTGTCGGCGGTAACCTCCTTCCCAAAGTCGAGAAGGAAGACCGCATCTTCGGTATCACCGCCGGCGTCGGTATCACCTACATGACGTCCGATATGGAACTGACGTTCGACTATGCATTCCGCCAAGTCGATCTCTTCAACAACAATAACGTGTTCTCGTTGAAGGTAGGGTTCTAG